The Flavobacterium sp. 20NA77.7 genome includes the window TGGTTTTATTAATGCTTTAAAAAGCATATAAATTATTTAGACCAAGCAGTAATACTATCTGTATTTTGCTTTATATAATCTTGATTGTTAGCTTTTGTAGCTCCTTCCAACGAAATTTTAGCAGAATCTATGGCGCCTTTTTTATCGCCTAATTTAAACTGAATTAAAGATTTTAATCTATAATACCAAAAAGGGACTTCTACTTCTTTCGTGGTATTTATAGCTTTATTAACCCACTCTAATGCTTTAACTAAGTCATTATTTGTTTGGTAATAATATTGTGCACAGGTAAAATAATCATTTGCAGTAGGACCACTTAATACCTGTTCAATAGTTTTTAAAACCACTTTTTGAGTTGGTACTTCAATTCGTAAAGAAACCATTGTTTTCTCCCAAGACAAATCGAGTGTTGCAGAATCAGTTGTGACATTATTTATTGAAATAGTAAAAGTTTCAATAGATTTTGAAAGCGATTCAGGCGAAACAGTTACACGTAAAGCTACATTTGCTTCATCCCATACTTCTGGCAATCCCCAATTTGTAGTTTCTTTATAAAAAATAAAATCCCACGAATCGGCTCTTGGAGTAGTAAATAATGCATATTTTCCTTTTAACAAAGGCTTATTTGCAATCAGTACATCTTCAGAAAATATAATAGTTGTATTTTCATTTGCTCCTGTTCGCCAGTTTTTTCCAAACGGAACTAATTCTCCATACACTAACCTTCCCTTTGCACTTGGGCGAGAATAAGAAACAGAAACAGTTGTTAATCCTACTACTTGCTCAATTTTTGAAACGGGACTAGCTTGTGGTATTTTAATTTGACCGAAACTAGTAAATGATACCAAGACCATTACTAATACTATAATTTTTTTCATAAAGTTATTGTTGGATTAAAACACAAAATTAGTATTTTAAACAATACAAACATATACGTGAAAAATATTATTGTTTAACTTTTTATAATATTTATTAAACATTTTAGTATATTTGTAAACTTAAAGAATCATAAATAAAAGTTATTAATACTAAATTTTCTTACCATAAATGAAGATCTATAGATTACAAACCACACAAAAATTACCTATAACAAAAGAGCAAGCTTGGGAATTTCTTTCTAGTCCAAAAAACTTAAAAACCATTACGCCAGACTATATGAGTTTTGATATTTTATGTGGGGCAGACAGAAAAATGTTTCCAGGACAAATAATACAATACATAGTAACACCTATTTTTGGTATAAAAGCGAAATGGATTACTGAGATTACACATGTTGTAGAAGGCGACTATTTTGTAGACGAACAACGTTTTGGACCTTATTCGTTTTGGCATCACAAGCATTTTATTAAAGAAATTGAAGGCGGAGTGGAAATGGAAGATATTATTGACTACAAAGTACCTTTTGGCCTTTTGGGGCGACTTGTACATCCTTTTCTAGTAAAACCTAAATTAGAAGAGATATTTATTTATAGAAGAAGAAAATTATACGAACTTTTTGGAGAATTACATTAATGACAATTTTTTGGTTTAGAAGAGATTTACGATTAGAAGATAACGCAGCGCTTTTTCATGCACTTAATGAAAATGATGCGGTGCTTCCTATTTTTATTTTTGACACTTCTATTTTAACAAACTTAGATAAAAATGATGCTCGAGTAACTTTTATTTGGCAACAACTACATGCGATTCAAGAAGCTTTACAGAAAATAAATAAAAATTTAGCTGTTTTTTATGGCGAACCGATTTCTGTTTTTAAAGAACTTATTGCAGCACATTCCATTTCGTCTGTGTATTGCAATCATGATTATGAGCCAGCAGCACGAAAAAGAGATAAATCAATCAATGATTTATTACAATCTAAGGGAATACTTTTTAAAACATGCAAAGACCAAGTCATTTTTGAGAAATCTGAAATTGTAAAAGACGACGGAAGTCCGTATGTTGTATACACACCTTATTCAAAAAAATGGAAAGCTAGTTACAGAGAAAAGAACTATTTGCCTTATCCTTCAGAAGATTTAGTACATAAATTATGTAAGCATCAATATCCTTTTTTATCACTTGAAGCGATTGGATTTGAAGCTACTAAAATAGTATTGCCTCAATTTGATATTTCAACTCAATTGGTAGAAAATTACGAGAAAACTAGAAATTTTCCTGCATTAAATGGCACATCTTTACTAGGTATTCATTTGCGTTTTGGTACGATTAGCATTCGAAAACTGGCGCACTTTGCTTCTGGATTTGCAAACGAAACTTTTCTAAACGAATTGATTTGGCGTGAATTTTTTATGCAAATT containing:
- a CDS encoding DUF2911 domain-containing protein, whose protein sequence is MKKIIVLVMVLVSFTSFGQIKIPQASPVSKIEQVVGLTTVSVSYSRPSAKGRLVYGELVPFGKNWRTGANENTTIIFSEDVLIANKPLLKGKYALFTTPRADSWDFIFYKETTNWGLPEVWDEANVALRVTVSPESLSKSIETFTISINNVTTDSATLDLSWEKTMVSLRIEVPTQKVVLKTIEQVLSGPTANDYFTCAQYYYQTNNDLVKALEWVNKAINTTKEVEVPFWYYRLKSLIQFKLGDKKGAIDSAKISLEGATKANNQDYIKQNTDSITAWSK
- a CDS encoding SRPBCC family protein, with product MKIYRLQTTQKLPITKEQAWEFLSSPKNLKTITPDYMSFDILCGADRKMFPGQIIQYIVTPIFGIKAKWITEITHVVEGDYFVDEQRFGPYSFWHHKHFIKEIEGGVEMEDIIDYKVPFGLLGRLVHPFLVKPKLEEIFIYRRRKLYELFGELH
- a CDS encoding cryptochrome/photolyase family protein, producing the protein MTIFWFRRDLRLEDNAALFHALNENDAVLPIFIFDTSILTNLDKNDARVTFIWQQLHAIQEALQKINKNLAVFYGEPISVFKELIAAHSISSVYCNHDYEPAARKRDKSINDLLQSKGILFKTCKDQVIFEKSEIVKDDGSPYVVYTPYSKKWKASYREKNYLPYPSEDLVHKLCKHQYPFLSLEAIGFEATKIVLPQFDISTQLVENYEKTRNFPALNGTSLLGIHLRFGTISIRKLAHFASGFANETFLNELIWREFFMQILWHFPHTITKSFKPKYDAIEWNNDEIAFQMWCEGKTGYPIVDAGMRELNATGHMHNRVRMIVASFLCKHLLIDWKWGETYFASKLLDYEQASNVGNWQWAAGSGVDAAPYFRIFNPAEQIKKFDKDYAYIKKWVPEWNTSVYPQPIVDHKLARIKCLETYKKAVG